From a region of the Jatrophihabitans endophyticus genome:
- the proC gene encoding pyrroline-5-carboxylate reductase, translating to MTEDSAGAGDGIALIGGGKIGEALLSGLLRGGRTPGDTVVSEKHPERAAYLAETYGVTTVDVAEAAARARTLVLAIKPQDIDTLLAQLAPVIGPDHLLVSVAAGITTTRIERALADGVPVVRCMPNTPALVDQAMTAVSAGAHATDEHVATAEAMLGVVGRVVRVPESQLDAVTALSGSGPAYFFFLVEAMIDAGILLGLPRTLAAELIVQTAVGAATMLRDSGEHPVQLREAVTSPGGTTISAIRELEAHGVRAALIAAIEAAAVRSAVLGADG from the coding sequence ATGACCGAGGACAGCGCCGGCGCCGGTGACGGCATCGCCCTCATCGGCGGCGGCAAGATCGGCGAGGCGTTGCTGTCCGGACTGCTGCGCGGCGGCAGGACGCCCGGCGACACCGTCGTCAGCGAGAAGCACCCGGAACGGGCGGCCTACCTCGCCGAGACGTACGGGGTGACGACGGTCGACGTCGCCGAGGCGGCGGCCCGGGCCCGGACGCTGGTCCTCGCCATCAAGCCGCAGGACATCGACACGCTGCTCGCCCAGCTCGCCCCGGTGATCGGCCCGGACCACCTGCTGGTGTCGGTCGCCGCCGGCATCACGACGACGCGGATCGAGCGCGCCCTCGCCGACGGCGTGCCGGTGGTGCGCTGCATGCCCAACACGCCGGCACTGGTCGACCAGGCGATGACCGCCGTCTCCGCCGGCGCGCACGCCACCGACGAGCACGTCGCCACCGCCGAGGCCATGCTCGGCGTGGTGGGGCGGGTGGTGCGCGTCCCCGAGTCCCAGCTCGACGCCGTCACCGCGCTGTCCGGTTCGGGGCCGGCATACTTCTTCTTCCTCGTCGAGGCGATGATCGACGCGGGGATCCTGCTCGGCCTGCCGCGGACCCTCGCCGCCGAGCTCATCGTGCAGACGGCGGTCGGGGCGGCGACCATGCTGCGCGACTCCGGCGAGCACCCCGTCCAGCTGCGCGAGGCGGTCACCAGCCCGGGCGGCACCACCATCTCGGCGATCCGCGAGCTGGAGGCGCACGGCGTACGCGCGGCGCTCATCGCGGCCATCGAGGCCGCCGCCGTCCGCAGCGCCGTCCTGGGGGCGGACGGCTGA
- a CDS encoding sugar phosphate isomerase/epimerase family protein, whose amino-acid sequence MSAGPPDGTPGRALRPCAARIGLSTASVYPEGTAVAFELAAKLGYDGVEVMVWTDPVSQDPYALQRLSQHYGVAVLAIHAPCLIITQRVWTTDPWTKLQRARFAAELVGADTVVVHPPFRWQRDYARRFREGVGQLAEETDVRFAVENMFPLRVRGREVSAYQPSWDVAAEEPYRDYTLDLSHTAVSQSDAIGMLTAMGDRLTHLHIADGTGQPKDEHLVPGRGSQPCADVLERLARRDFSGNVVVEINTRRVLDRAEREADLAEALAFCRLHLAAADVPPSRPG is encoded by the coding sequence ATGAGCGCGGGCCCCCCGGACGGCACGCCGGGCCGGGCGCTGCGGCCGTGCGCCGCCCGGATCGGGTTGTCGACCGCGTCGGTCTACCCCGAGGGGACGGCCGTGGCGTTCGAGCTCGCCGCGAAGCTCGGCTACGACGGCGTCGAGGTCATGGTGTGGACCGATCCCGTGAGTCAGGACCCGTACGCGTTGCAGCGGTTGTCGCAGCACTACGGCGTCGCCGTCCTCGCGATCCACGCCCCGTGCCTGATCATCACCCAGCGGGTGTGGACGACCGACCCCTGGACCAAGCTGCAACGCGCGCGGTTCGCCGCCGAGCTGGTGGGGGCCGACACGGTCGTCGTCCATCCGCCGTTCCGCTGGCAGCGCGACTACGCGCGCCGCTTCCGCGAGGGCGTGGGGCAGCTGGCCGAGGAGACCGACGTGCGCTTCGCGGTCGAGAACATGTTCCCGTTGCGCGTTCGCGGACGCGAGGTGTCGGCCTACCAGCCGTCGTGGGACGTCGCGGCCGAGGAGCCGTACCGCGACTACACCCTCGACCTCTCGCACACGGCCGTCTCGCAGTCGGACGCGATCGGCATGCTCACCGCGATGGGCGACCGGCTCACGCACCTGCACATCGCCGACGGCACCGGCCAGCCGAAGGACGAGCACCTCGTGCCCGGCCGCGGCAGCCAGCCGTGCGCGGACGTCCTGGAGCGTCTCGCGCGCCGCGACTTCAGCGGCAACGTCGTCGTCGAGATCAACACCCGGCGGGTGCTGGACCGCGCCGAGCGCGAGGCCGACCTCGCCGAGGCCCTCGCCTTCTGCCGCCTGCACCTGGCGGCGGCGGACGTCCCGCCCTCCCGCCCTGGGTGA
- a CDS encoding Ppx/GppA phosphatase family protein, with product MRLGVLDVGSNTVHLLVVDAHRGAQPTPQLSHKVELRLAEHIDRDGDLSKAGADTLVAAAVSARDKADEHGCDELVAFATSAVRDAGNSARVLKRVAKEAGVPLDVLSGEDEARLTFLAVRRWFGWSAGNLISLDIGGGSLELAVGRHEDAEVAFSVPLGAARLTREWFRDDPAGKNEVSALRAYVDETLRAPAQRLLDAGLPDRVVATSKTFRTLARLAGAAPSSEGPRVRRLLTRTGLTQVTSFISRMASQDLAELDGVSVGRAHQVLAGAVVAAAAMDALDVEELELCPWALREGVILRRLDWLEGS from the coding sequence GTGCGACTGGGTGTGCTGGACGTCGGCTCGAACACCGTTCACCTGCTGGTGGTGGACGCCCATCGCGGTGCCCAACCGACGCCGCAGCTGTCGCACAAGGTCGAGCTCCGACTCGCCGAACACATCGACCGCGACGGCGATCTGTCCAAGGCCGGTGCCGATACGCTCGTCGCCGCGGCCGTCAGCGCGCGGGACAAGGCCGACGAGCACGGCTGCGACGAGCTGGTCGCGTTCGCGACGTCCGCGGTACGCGACGCCGGCAACAGCGCGCGCGTGCTCAAGCGGGTCGCGAAGGAAGCCGGGGTGCCCCTGGACGTGCTGTCGGGGGAGGACGAGGCCCGGTTGACGTTCCTCGCGGTGCGGCGCTGGTTCGGCTGGAGCGCCGGCAACCTCATCAGCCTCGACATCGGCGGTGGCTCGCTGGAGCTCGCCGTCGGCCGGCACGAGGACGCGGAGGTCGCGTTCTCGGTGCCGCTCGGTGCCGCGCGCCTCACCCGCGAGTGGTTCCGCGACGACCCGGCCGGCAAGAACGAGGTCAGCGCTCTCCGTGCGTACGTGGACGAGACACTGCGTGCACCGGCGCAACGGCTGCTCGACGCGGGGCTGCCCGACCGGGTCGTCGCCACCAGCAAGACGTTCCGCACCCTGGCCCGGCTGGCCGGCGCGGCGCCCAGCTCCGAAGGGCCCCGGGTCCGCCGGTTGCTGACCCGCACCGGTCTCACCCAGGTCACGTCGTTCATCTCGCGGATGGCCTCGCAGGACCTCGCCGAGCTCGACGGCGTCAGCGTCGGTCGCGCGCACCAGGTGCTGGCCGGCGCGGTGGTCGCCGCCGCCGCGATGGACGCCCTCGACGTCGAGGAGCTCGAGCTGTGCCCGTGGGCGCTGCGCGAGGGTGTGATCCTGCGGCGGCTCGACTGGCTCGAGGGGTCGTGA
- a CDS encoding DUF5667 domain-containing protein, translating to MADERRTRTGGRGFRRVQDPTTSTDPRVVAVLDELARLPVAPAPRPEFRAELRAQLVAIAPRIVAESADDPTTVPGAATRPTAVADTTPAAGGSTAVLDRPRPSPRPRPGTPAVPSTGAERTRRRRRVPLARPLAVAASVVTVLALVLGGAVWLSRDAVPGDTLYGLKRTSERVELSFADDDADRARYHLQFAQTRVEEARTLVSRATAAAAGGRLQAGGLSPETSHQVTDTLTAADDDTRAALRLLGATAVQAGSADALRGMQSWWPGQLDRLARLRKAVPAGTSARSSATRSMTVLRTAAARVKALDGRVGCRCLQHAPSDSYGPVPTRSRPSGTHPTSPAPAPTARRSHAPGSSPTTAARHGTTGTAGSRKPTTAAPRTSTRRLPRLPLPTLTAPPTSRRATSAPLDLCTINLLGVRICPSK from the coding sequence ATGGCTGACGAGCGTCGGACGCGCACGGGCGGTCGTGGGTTCCGCCGGGTCCAGGACCCGACGACCTCGACCGACCCGCGCGTCGTCGCCGTGCTCGACGAGCTGGCACGTCTCCCCGTCGCCCCCGCGCCACGGCCGGAGTTCCGCGCCGAGCTCCGCGCGCAGCTCGTGGCCATCGCGCCCCGCATCGTCGCCGAGAGCGCCGACGACCCGACCACCGTGCCGGGCGCCGCGACGCGCCCCACGGCGGTCGCCGACACCACCCCCGCCGCCGGCGGCTCCACCGCGGTGCTCGACCGACCCCGCCCCAGCCCGCGGCCGCGCCCGGGCACCCCTGCCGTCCCGTCGACCGGCGCCGAGCGCACCCGCCGGCGGCGGCGCGTCCCGCTCGCCCGGCCGCTGGCCGTCGCCGCCTCCGTCGTCACCGTCCTGGCGCTGGTACTCGGCGGTGCGGTCTGGCTGAGCCGGGACGCCGTGCCCGGCGACACCCTCTACGGCCTGAAGCGCACGAGCGAACGCGTCGAGCTGTCCTTCGCCGACGACGACGCCGACCGGGCCCGGTACCACCTGCAGTTCGCGCAGACCCGCGTCGAGGAGGCACGCACGCTGGTCTCGCGCGCCACCGCGGCCGCCGCCGGTGGCCGACTGCAGGCCGGCGGCCTCTCGCCCGAGACCAGCCATCAGGTCACCGACACCCTCACCGCCGCCGACGACGACACGCGCGCCGCGCTGCGCCTCCTCGGCGCGACGGCCGTCCAGGCGGGCTCGGCCGACGCGTTGCGGGGCATGCAGTCCTGGTGGCCCGGCCAGCTGGACCGCCTCGCCCGACTGCGCAAGGCCGTCCCGGCGGGCACCTCCGCACGCAGCAGCGCCACGAGGTCGATGACCGTCCTGCGGACCGCCGCGGCGCGGGTCAAGGCCCTGGACGGTCGCGTCGGCTGCCGCTGCCTGCAGCACGCGCCGAGCGACTCCTACGGTCCCGTGCCCACCCGCTCCCGCCCGTCGGGCACGCACCCGACCTCGCCGGCCCCTGCCCCGACGGCCCGGCGCAGCCACGCGCCCGGCTCGTCCCCGACCACCGCTGCACGGCACGGCACGACGGGCACCGCGGGCTCGCGAAAGCCCACCACGGCGGCGCCCCGGACGAGCACCCGCCGGCTGCCGCGGCTCCCGCTGCCGACGCTCACCGCGCCGCCGACCTCCCGGCGGGCGACCAGCGCCCCGCTCGACCTCTGCACGATCAACCTGCTCGGCGTGCGGATCTGCCCGTCCAAGTAG
- a CDS encoding sensor histidine kinase, translating to MAVLATIVALVALAVGVVLGLAVARGVPRSGDVTTPGDPASDDPASPPSVDPQLASLVVEALDHGVVVIDREERAVLVNPAARAMGILDVDTLAFPGLVAVARKSLETGEYDSASIDLPIGRLGREPIALSVTGVPLLPGPDERVAAVCLLLSDVSELRRLEAVRRDFVANVSHELKTPVGALTLLAEAIQDAADDPEAVHRFAGRIQHEGSRLARLVGELMELSRVQGADPMPGATVVGVETIVTEAIERTRLAAEQASITVTRACVGDVEVRGNKAQLATAVANLVDNAIAYSGSGTRVAVTARLSTDIDARPTVDISVTDQGIGIAEADRERIFERFYRVDPARSRATGGTGLGLAIVKNIVTNHLGTVSVWSADRSGSTFTIRLPRVHSDRPSSATSDTAGPTPPPSRGESNSGESAGVAALAAESGENRA from the coding sequence GTGGCGGTTCTGGCGACGATCGTCGCACTCGTGGCCCTCGCCGTGGGCGTGGTGCTCGGGCTCGCCGTCGCCCGTGGTGTTCCGCGATCCGGCGACGTCACCACCCCCGGCGACCCGGCGTCGGACGATCCGGCGTCACCCCCGTCGGTCGACCCGCAGCTCGCCTCCCTCGTGGTCGAGGCGCTCGACCACGGGGTCGTGGTCATCGACCGCGAGGAGCGCGCCGTCCTGGTGAACCCCGCGGCCCGCGCCATGGGCATCCTGGACGTCGACACCCTCGCCTTCCCCGGGCTCGTCGCGGTCGCGCGCAAGTCGCTCGAGACCGGCGAGTACGACAGCGCGTCCATCGACCTGCCCATCGGTCGGCTCGGTCGCGAGCCCATCGCGCTCTCCGTCACCGGCGTGCCGTTGTTGCCCGGGCCGGACGAGCGGGTCGCGGCGGTGTGCCTGCTGCTGTCCGACGTGTCCGAGCTGCGCCGCCTCGAGGCCGTCCGTCGCGACTTCGTCGCCAACGTCTCGCACGAGCTCAAGACCCCCGTCGGTGCGCTGACGCTGCTGGCCGAGGCGATCCAGGACGCCGCGGACGATCCCGAGGCCGTGCACCGCTTCGCCGGCCGTATCCAGCACGAGGGGTCGCGGCTGGCTCGACTCGTGGGCGAGCTGATGGAGCTGTCGCGGGTGCAGGGCGCCGACCCGATGCCGGGGGCCACCGTGGTCGGCGTCGAGACCATCGTCACCGAGGCCATCGAGCGCACCCGCCTCGCCGCCGAGCAGGCGTCGATCACCGTCACCCGCGCGTGCGTCGGCGATGTCGAGGTCCGGGGCAACAAGGCCCAGCTCGCCACCGCCGTCGCCAACCTCGTCGACAACGCGATCGCCTACAGCGGCAGCGGGACGCGCGTCGCCGTGACCGCGCGGCTCTCCACCGACATCGACGCCCGCCCCACCGTCGACATCAGCGTCACCGACCAGGGGATCGGCATCGCCGAGGCCGACCGCGAGCGGATCTTCGAACGCTTCTACCGGGTCGACCCGGCACGGAGCCGCGCCACGGGCGGCACCGGTCTGGGGCTCGCGATCGTCAAGAACATCGTCACGAACCACCTCGGGACGGTGTCGGTCTGGAGCGCCGATCGCTCCGGATCTACATTCACCATCCGGTTACCGCGCGTTCATTCCGATCGTCCATCGTCGGCCACGTCCGACACGGCCGGACCGACGCCGCCGCCGAGCCGCGGCGAGTCGAACAGCGGCGAATCAGCCGGCGTCGCGGCGCTGGCCGCAGAGAGTGGGGAGAACCGCGCATGA
- a CDS encoding NAD-dependent epimerase/dehydratase family protein, whose protein sequence is MSSIVLITGVSRLLGGRLAALLSADPAIERIIGIDTAPPRGAALQQLGRAEFVRADIRNPLVAKVIGQARVTTVVHASLLASPRQAGGRVPMQELNVTGTMQLLAACQHSDTVERVVLKSTAAVYGAGPDAPAVFTEDMPPLAGSRSGFAKDAVEVEGYLRGFGRRRPDVAVAVLRLADLVGPTVDSALSRYLAMPVVPTPLGYDPRLQLLHESDAVEVLRSVTTGRFTGTVNVAGDGVLTLSQVVRRAGHRSLPVPAAAIGALGGLVRNAGVADLGPEEVRYLTYGRALDTTALRERVGYLPRYSTERAVDEVFAPRWSRPGRVRRAVLGST, encoded by the coding sequence GTGTCCTCGATCGTCCTCATCACAGGCGTGAGCCGCCTCCTCGGCGGCCGCCTGGCCGCGCTGCTGTCCGCCGATCCCGCGATCGAGCGGATCATCGGCATCGACACGGCGCCGCCCCGGGGTGCCGCCCTGCAGCAGCTCGGCCGGGCCGAGTTCGTCCGCGCGGACATCCGCAACCCGCTCGTGGCCAAGGTGATCGGCCAGGCGCGGGTCACGACCGTCGTGCACGCGTCGTTGCTCGCCTCCCCGCGCCAGGCCGGGGGTCGCGTGCCGATGCAGGAGCTCAACGTCACCGGCACCATGCAGCTGCTGGCGGCGTGCCAGCACTCCGACACCGTCGAGCGGGTCGTGCTGAAATCGACCGCCGCGGTCTACGGCGCGGGCCCCGACGCCCCCGCGGTCTTCACCGAGGACATGCCCCCGCTCGCCGGGTCGCGTAGCGGCTTCGCGAAGGACGCCGTCGAGGTCGAGGGATACCTGCGCGGATTCGGCCGCCGCCGGCCCGACGTCGCCGTCGCCGTCCTGCGGCTCGCCGACCTCGTCGGGCCCACGGTCGACTCGGCGCTCAGCCGCTACCTCGCCATGCCCGTCGTCCCCACACCGCTGGGGTACGACCCCCGGCTGCAGCTGCTGCACGAGTCCGATGCCGTCGAGGTGCTGCGGTCGGTGACCACCGGCCGCTTCACGGGGACCGTCAACGTCGCCGGCGACGGCGTGCTGACGCTCTCGCAGGTGGTGCGTCGCGCGGGGCACCGGTCACTGCCGGTGCCGGCGGCGGCAATCGGCGCGCTCGGTGGGCTGGTGCGCAATGCCGGCGTGGCCGATCTCGGCCCGGAGGAGGTCCGGTACCTGACCTACGGCCGGGCGCTCGACACCACCGCGCTCCGCGAGCGCGTGGGCTACCTGCCGCGGTACTCCACCGAGCGCGCCGTGGACGAGGTCTTCGCCCCCCGCTGGTCCCGTCCGGGCCGCGTCCGGCGCGCCGTCCTCGGGAGCACGTGA
- a CDS encoding 30S ribosomal protein bS22: protein MGSVIKKRRKRMAKKKHRKLLKKTRVQRRNKK, encoded by the coding sequence ATGGGTTCTGTGATCAAGAAGCGTCGCAAGCGGATGGCCAAGAAGAAGCACCGCAAGCTGCTGAAGAAGACTCGCGTCCAGCGTCGTAACAAGAAGTAG
- a CDS encoding proline dehydrogenase family protein — MLRSPILAAARNRRLERLVTHAPVSRSVVRRFVGGADTAAAVEVARALVADGLTVSLDHLGEDTSDRARAADAVTAYVDVLQALDDAGLTARLAPLTARAEVSVKLSAVGQALGDDGEKIALDNARTICARAREVGATVTLDMEDHTTTDSTLTVLGELRRDFPDTGAVLQAYLKRTEGDCRDLAHPGSRVRLCKGAYDEPASVAFDRSLDVDRSYVRCANVLLDGGGYPMFATHDPRLIEIVDDRARVKGHGDVEFQLLYGIRPDEQRRLAAAGNTVRVYVPYGSQWYGYLMRRLAERPANLAFFARALVSKG, encoded by the coding sequence ATGCTCCGTTCGCCGATCCTCGCGGCCGCCCGCAACCGGCGTCTCGAACGCCTGGTGACGCACGCGCCGGTGTCACGCTCGGTGGTGCGGCGCTTCGTCGGGGGTGCGGACACCGCGGCCGCGGTCGAGGTCGCCCGTGCGCTCGTCGCCGACGGGCTCACCGTCTCGCTCGACCACCTCGGCGAGGACACCAGCGACCGGGCGCGGGCGGCGGACGCCGTCACCGCCTACGTGGACGTACTGCAGGCGTTGGACGACGCAGGGCTGACGGCCCGTCTGGCCCCGCTCACCGCCCGGGCCGAGGTGAGCGTGAAGCTCAGCGCCGTCGGGCAGGCCCTGGGCGACGACGGTGAGAAGATCGCCCTCGACAACGCCCGAACCATTTGCGCGCGTGCGCGCGAAGTCGGCGCCACGGTCACGCTCGACATGGAGGACCACACCACCACCGACTCGACGCTCACGGTGCTGGGGGAACTCCGGCGGGACTTCCCGGACACCGGCGCCGTCCTGCAGGCGTACCTGAAGCGGACGGAGGGTGACTGCCGCGACCTCGCGCACCCGGGCAGTCGGGTACGACTCTGCAAGGGCGCGTACGACGAGCCCGCGTCGGTCGCGTTCGACCGGTCGCTGGACGTCGACCGGTCCTACGTCCGCTGCGCCAACGTGCTGCTCGACGGCGGCGGCTACCCGATGTTCGCGACCCACGACCCGCGGCTGATCGAGATCGTCGACGACCGGGCCCGGGTCAAGGGTCACGGCGACGTCGAGTTCCAGCTGCTCTACGGCATCCGCCCGGACGAGCAGCGCCGGCTCGCGGCCGCCGGGAACACGGTGCGCGTCTACGTGCCCTACGGTTCCCAGTGGTACGGCTACCTGATGCGCCGGCTGGCCGAGCGGCCCGCGAACCTCGCCTTCTTCGCCCGCGCACTCGTCTCGAAGGGCTGA
- a CDS encoding helix-turn-helix domain-containing protein has protein sequence MPAKKNDESREPAGIRPVDPALADVKFLTVAEVATVMRVSKMTVYRMVHGGELPAVRVGRSFRVPEKAVHDYLRDAFIEAG, from the coding sequence ATGCCTGCCAAGAAGAACGACGAGTCGAGGGAGCCGGCCGGGATCCGCCCGGTCGATCCCGCCCTTGCCGACGTCAAGTTCTTGACCGTGGCCGAGGTGGCCACGGTGATGCGCGTGTCCAAGATGACGGTCTATCGCATGGTCCACGGCGGCGAGCTGCCCGCCGTGCGGGTGGGGCGGTCGTTCCGCGTGCCCGAGAAGGCCGTCCACGACTACCTGCGCGACGCCTTCATCGAAGCCGGTTAG
- a CDS encoding lysophospholipid acyltransferase family protein → MGGARIIPLQGEAGRPAGRGREDAVTAGTTDAVAAGAVAGRPRPPGAVDAALALLRRRLAGRYEVDDFGFDADLAEGALLPLLRPLYERWFRVEVNGVEHIPAEGPALLVANHAGGLWALDAVMTAVAVHVEHPAHRFLRPLAADLLFRTPGIGQLARKGGGTLACAEDADRLLAAGELVGVWPEGFKGIGKPFAERYRLQRFGRGGFVRSAVRAHAPIVPVSIIGSEEIHPVLGNARTLARILDLPYFPLTPTFPWLGPLGAVPLPSKWYIEFGAPIDTTAVSVDAADDPLAVFELTDRVRETIQHTLYRLLGARRSVWR, encoded by the coding sequence ATGGGCGGCGCCCGCATCATCCCGCTCCAGGGCGAGGCCGGCCGGCCGGCCGGACGCGGTCGCGAGGACGCGGTGACGGCCGGAACGACCGATGCCGTGGCGGCCGGCGCGGTGGCGGGTCGCCCGCGTCCCCCCGGTGCCGTCGACGCCGCGCTCGCGCTGCTGCGCCGACGGCTGGCCGGGCGCTACGAGGTGGACGACTTCGGCTTCGACGCCGACCTCGCCGAGGGGGCGCTGCTGCCGCTGCTGCGACCGCTCTACGAGCGCTGGTTCCGGGTCGAGGTCAACGGCGTGGAGCACATCCCGGCCGAGGGCCCGGCCCTGCTCGTCGCCAATCACGCCGGCGGGCTGTGGGCGCTCGATGCCGTGATGACGGCGGTCGCGGTGCATGTCGAGCACCCCGCGCACCGCTTCCTGCGGCCGCTGGCCGCCGACCTCCTCTTCCGCACGCCCGGCATCGGGCAGCTCGCGCGCAAGGGCGGCGGGACGCTCGCGTGCGCCGAGGACGCCGACCGGCTGCTCGCCGCCGGCGAGCTCGTCGGCGTGTGGCCCGAGGGGTTCAAGGGCATCGGCAAGCCCTTCGCCGAGCGCTACCGGCTGCAGCGCTTCGGCCGTGGGGGCTTCGTGCGCTCCGCCGTGCGGGCCCACGCGCCGATCGTCCCGGTGTCGATCATCGGCTCCGAGGAGATCCACCCGGTGCTGGGCAACGCTCGCACGCTGGCCCGCATCCTCGACCTGCCCTACTTCCCGCTCACCCCGACGTTCCCCTGGCTCGGGCCGCTCGGGGCGGTGCCGCTACCGAGCAAGTGGTACATCGAGTTCGGCGCGCCGATCGACACCACGGCGGTGTCGGTCGACGCGGCGGACGACCCGCTCGCCGTCTTCGAGCTCACCGACCGCGTGCGCGAGACGATCCAGCACACGCTCTACCGACTGCTCGGGGCGCGCCGCTCGGTCTGGCGCTGA
- a CDS encoding response regulator transcription factor encodes MTRVLVVEDEESFSDALSYMLRREGYEVEVAGTGTDALQSFERSGADLVLLDLMLPGLSGTEVCRELRTRSHVPIIMVTARDSEVDKVVGLELGADDYVTKPFSSRELVARIRAVLRRGAEPEELLLNVVEAGPVRMDVERHVVTVDGQQIAMPLKEFDLLELLLRNAGRVLTRGQLIDRVWGADYVGDTKTLDVHVKRLRAKIEPDPATPKYLVTVRGLGYKFES; translated from the coding sequence ATGACGCGAGTCCTGGTCGTGGAGGACGAGGAGTCCTTCTCGGACGCGCTGTCCTACATGTTGCGACGCGAGGGGTACGAGGTCGAGGTCGCCGGTACCGGCACCGACGCGTTGCAGAGCTTCGAGCGGAGCGGGGCCGACCTCGTCCTGCTCGACCTGATGCTGCCGGGGCTCTCCGGCACCGAGGTGTGCCGCGAGCTGCGCACCCGGTCGCACGTGCCCATCATCATGGTCACCGCCCGCGACTCCGAGGTCGACAAGGTCGTCGGTCTCGAGCTCGGCGCGGACGACTACGTCACCAAGCCGTTCTCGTCGCGCGAGCTGGTGGCGCGTATCCGGGCGGTGCTGCGTCGTGGCGCCGAGCCCGAGGAGCTGCTGCTCAACGTCGTCGAGGCGGGTCCGGTGCGCATGGACGTCGAGCGCCACGTCGTCACCGTCGACGGCCAGCAGATCGCCATGCCGCTCAAGGAGTTCGACCTGCTCGAGCTGTTGCTGCGCAACGCCGGCCGGGTCCTGACGCGCGGGCAGCTCATCGACCGCGTGTGGGGCGCCGACTACGTCGGTGACACCAAGACCCTCGACGTCCACGTGAAGCGGCTGCGGGCCAAGATCGAGCCCGACCCCGCCACGCCCAAGTACCTCGTCACCGTCCGCGGCCTGGGCTACAAGTTCGAGAGCTGA
- a CDS encoding HAD family hydrolase, which translates to MDGRARDEQLTGEGTVDGTVEPGIEPVAPYVVDPTAAAFFDVDNTMMIGASIYHFARGLAARDFFTWRDLARFTARQARLRVRGESHGDMHSSRESALAFVAGKRVEDVVALGAEIYDEEMSGKIWRGTESLARLHLDAGQRVWLVTATPVELAGIIADRLGLTGALGTVAEHEDGVYTGHLVGEVLHGEDKAAAVRLLAAAEGLDLSHCSAYSDSINDLPMLSLVGRPVAVNPDSALRAEAKRRGWEIRDFRTGRKAARIGIPAALGLGAAGGGVAAAVAVRRARRDTRSPLRRLGDDLARSVSTIVLRRA; encoded by the coding sequence GTGGACGGACGGGCCCGGGACGAGCAGCTCACCGGCGAGGGCACCGTCGACGGCACCGTCGAGCCGGGGATCGAACCGGTCGCGCCCTACGTCGTCGACCCGACCGCGGCCGCGTTCTTCGACGTCGACAACACGATGATGATCGGCGCGTCCATCTACCACTTCGCCCGCGGGCTGGCGGCGCGCGACTTCTTCACCTGGCGTGACCTCGCCCGCTTCACGGCTCGCCAGGCGCGACTGCGCGTGCGGGGCGAGTCGCACGGCGACATGCACTCCTCGCGCGAGTCGGCGCTCGCCTTCGTCGCCGGCAAGCGGGTCGAGGACGTCGTCGCACTCGGTGCCGAGATCTACGACGAGGAGATGTCGGGCAAGATATGGCGGGGCACCGAGTCCCTCGCACGACTGCACCTCGACGCCGGCCAGCGCGTCTGGCTGGTGACCGCCACCCCGGTCGAGCTGGCCGGGATCATCGCCGACCGCCTCGGGCTCACCGGCGCCCTGGGCACGGTCGCCGAGCACGAGGACGGCGTCTACACCGGGCACCTCGTCGGCGAGGTGCTGCACGGCGAGGACAAGGCCGCCGCCGTCCGCCTGCTCGCCGCGGCCGAGGGGCTCGACCTGTCGCACTGCTCGGCGTACTCCGACTCGATCAACGACCTGCCCATGCTCTCGCTCGTCGGGCGCCCGGTCGCGGTGAACCCCGACTCCGCCCTGCGGGCCGAGGCGAAGCGACGGGGCTGGGAGATCCGCGACTTCCGCACCGGCCGCAAGGCCGCACGCATCGGCATCCCCGCCGCGCTCGGCCTGGGCGCGGCGGGCGGCGGCGTCGCCGCCGCGGTCGCGGTGCGCCGGGCGCGCCGCGACACGCGCAGCCCGCTGCGACGGCTGGGCGACGACCTCGCGCGGAGCGTCTCGACGATCGTGCTCCGTCGGGCGTGA